AGCAGGCAAAACCCTGGAGAAAAGGTCCGTGGAATCTCAACGGTGTCTCCATAGACAGTGAATGGGACTCCCGGGTAAAATGGAACCGCCTTGGTGACATCTCTCATCTTCACGGCAAACGTATTCTTGATATCGGCTGCGGTAACGGCTACTACGGCTTTCGAATGCTTGATGCGGGTGCACGGGAAGTTATTGGTATTGATCCGGGTCTCTCTCAAGTATTCCAGCAACTTATGGTGCGAAAACTTGCAGAGCCTGTACCTTTTTGGATACTCCCCGTCGGGGCTGAAGCCCTTCCAGCCCAGCTGGACTACTTCGACACGGTGTTTTCCATGGGAGTTCTCTATCACCGAAAGTCCCCCGTGGAACACCTCCAACAAATACGATCGCTCTTGCGCCCGGGGGGTGAACTCATTGTGGAAACCCTCGTGGTGGATGACTCCTACGGTGAGGTCTTAATTCCGGAAGACCGCTATGCTCAAATGCCCAATGTCTGGTTTATTCCATCTGTGGGGCTTTTAAAAAAATGGTTGCGTCGTTTAAAATATGTGGATATTCATCTCTGCGATATTTCCCTAACCACGGAAAAGGAACAGCGAAAAACCTCGTGGGTGGATACACTCTCCTTACGTGATTTTATCACTGAGGACAGAACCGTGGAAGGCTATCCCCGTCCAAAACGAGCGATTGTGCGCGCCCGACGACGCGCCTAGGCTAAGGGGAGTCTGTGGATGGGGAGATATGTTCTGCCACCATGGCGGCGAGATCCCGTGTGCGAAACGGTTTATTGAGAAACCCATTTACACCATCTTGTTCCAGTTCTCCTAAATACTCCTCCTTGGCAAACCCTGAGGCTACGATAATGGGAATATGAGGGACTATTTTTCGCAATTTCTGAAAGGTCTCCCGCCCCCCCATGACCGGCATAATCATGTCGAGGATAATCAGATCAATCTCTTTCTGTTTCTCTTCAAAAAGCGTTACCCCGTCCCGCCCATTTTTTGCGGTGAGCACATGATATCCCAAGGAACCAAGGAGGGCCGAGGCGGTTTTTCGAATAAGCTCTTCATCATCAATTACTAAAATTGTCCCCGTACCCTGAGGCAGCTCTTCCTCCTGCTCTATGCCGGGGTCTATTTCAGAAAGCACGGGGAGATATATATGGAACACCGACCCCGTTCCCACTTCAGAGTACACAGAAATAGCACCACCATGTTTCTGTACCGCTCCATACACCGCCGACATACCGAGTCCCGTCCCTTTCCCCGTTTTCTTTGTGGTGAAAAAGGGCTCAAAGATACGAGACATAGTTTCAGAATCCATGCCACAGCCCGTGTCACGAATAGAAATTTTCAAATACTCCCCGGGGGTGAGATCAAAGGAAGATATGGCACAGTACTCTCTATTAAGAATACAGTTTTCCAGCAAAAAATGGAGTTCTCCTCCCTCGGGCATGGCATGACTTGCATTTATGCCGATATTCATAAAAGCATTTTGCAGCATGGAGGCATCTCCCACAAGGGTGGTCTTTTCAGCCCTATTTTCTTGTATAATTGTAATGTTTTTATTTACCGAATGCCGCAGGAGGCTAATAGTGTCATTAATGCTTGTTGCACAATCAAGGGTGGTTTTTTCTGCATTGCCTTTTCGTGAAAAGAGCAGGAGCTTCCGCGTTACATCTCCGGCACGATCTGCCGCAGTGAGAATCATTTCACAGCACTCCTTTTGCTCTTGCGTAAGCTCACTTGTTTCCGTAAGCAGCTCTGCGGCCCCCGTAATTCCAGCAATAATATTATTAAAGTCATGGGCCACCCCACCCGCAAGCTGACCAATAGCCTCCATTTTATTACTTTGATGAAGCTGTCTGGTTAATTCTGCCTGCCGTTCATCCGATTGATGCTTTTCCGTCATATCAATATGTGTTCCCACGGTTACATCGGTACAACTACCGTCATCACGGCGCAGCGTCTGCCCCCGAGATAAAATCCAGACAATACTCCCATCTCTATGTATCATACGAAAATAATCTTCATACATACCCGGCGATCCCTCCGCCAAATAGCGGGAAAAATTTGAAAAAGCACGGGATCGATCCTCAGGGTGGATCAGTTCCGTCCACACGGTGGAAAGATCAGCCTCCCCCGCAAGAGCTTCCTCCTGGGGTACCCTGCCCAGCATGGTAAAATATTCCGGACTGCACCAAAGCTTCTCAGTCTCGCCATGATACTCCCAGGCACCAGTATTAGAAACCGCTATAATCGATTTAAACCGTGCTTCACTATCACGAAGCGCCTCTTCTGTCTCCTTTCGTTCCTTTTCTGTAAAAGAGATTGAGAGCAAGGCCGCCATATGAGTGGCCAATCGTTCATCCTCCGAGGTCCATACGCGATGTCTTCCTGTATGCTCAAAGCTTAAAAGGGCTGCCAAGCGATCACGCACATAAATTGGCACATCCAGCAGGGAGGTAATACCGTTTCCGTGATAGTAGGAGACAGTGCTGTCTTTGGTACGCGGATCTGTGAAAATATCATCTACGGCAATAACATTACCCTTTTTATGGCTCTCTGTATACGTTTGAAATTCTTTACAGGGGAGGGTTTCCCCCGATGAATGGCCCCCCTTTTTCTGCTCATAGAGATCACTACAAATAATTACGGAGTACTCATTTTCATAGAGCCAGACACTCACCCGTTCCGTGGCAAGAAGGGTTGCTCCAACCTCCGTTACCTGTTGTACGGCCTTGCGGAAATTGCTTTGAAAAAGCGTCCCCCGTGACATAAGCCGAAGAATAGCATCATTTTGCTGTTTCAACCGCTGTTCATTTTCACGTAAATCCTGCTCTGCTTGTTTCCGGTCGGTGATATCTAGAAGAATACCCTCATAGCCAATTACCGCTCCGGCATCATTGCGAATTACCGTAGTGCGATCATCAATCCACCGTATGTCCCCATCTTTTGTCACAAGGCGATACTCCTGGCGATACCGATCCTGATACGCCTCCGTGTTACGGGCAATCTCTCGATCCATGACGGATATATCATCGGGGTGCACCATGTCTGAATGTCTCACCTGCCCAGAAAGAAGCTCCTTCTGGGAGTAGCCAAACTGCTCAATATTTCGGGATACCATGAGCACGGGCCACCCCTCGGCGTGCTTCCATTTTATAACCACGGCGGGACTGTTTTCCACAACCAGATTTGCCTGGTGAAGCTCCTCGGCGGTTTTTCGCTCCCGTCGTAAG
The Chitinivibrio alkaliphilus ACht1 DNA segment above includes these coding regions:
- the cmoB gene encoding tRNA 5-methoxyuridine(34)/uridine 5-oxyacetic acid(34) synthase CmoB gives rise to the protein MEIGHFYDDLFKHHAHSRFGRWLRDIEPEITRRLSPDKNKLTAHLLQAYAALPAGNPHPITIKEGIVTTGAMDTTTASHEALQQAKPWRKGPWNLNGVSIDSEWDSRVKWNRLGDISHLHGKRILDIGCGNGYYGFRMLDAGAREVIGIDPGLSQVFQQLMVRKLAEPVPFWILPVGAEALPAQLDYFDTVFSMGVLYHRKSPVEHLQQIRSLLRPGGELIVETLVVDDSYGEVLIPEDRYAQMPNVWFIPSVGLLKKWLRRLKYVDIHLCDISLTTEKEQRKTSWVDTLSLRDFITEDRTVEGYPRPKRAIVRARRRA
- a CDS encoding PAS domain S-box protein, which produces MAVAWGNDSLLARINEGFRRIQQSGEYDRIYHRWFGVFDRDHGLSRALLETIMRIAPAGIGMVEDRVIVQVNEYICDVTGYTEKELLGQKADMLYPSPEESAYVGDEKYRQIAEKGTGSVETIWQHKDGSLRHVLLSSTPLAPGDLSRGVIFTVQDITPMKEAALEQQSLQENLVHRTILFLTGALIFAGILGVLILWLFQSLRRERKTAEELHQANLVVENSPAVVIKWKHAEGWPVLMVSRNIEQFGYSQKELLSGQVRHSDMVHPDDISVMDREIARNTEAYQDRYRQEYRLVTKDGDIRWIDDRTTVIRNDAGAVIGYEGILLDITDRKQAEQDLRENEQRLKQQNDAILRLMSRGTLFQSNFRKAVQQVTEVGATLLATERVSVWLYENEYSVIICSDLYEQKKGGHSSGETLPCKEFQTYTESHKKGNVIAVDDIFTDPRTKDSTVSYYHGNGITSLLDVPIYVRDRLAALLSFEHTGRHRVWTSEDERLATHMAALLSISFTEKERKETEEALRDSEARFKSIIAVSNTGAWEYHGETEKLWCSPEYFTMLGRVPQEEALAGEADLSTVWTELIHPEDRSRAFSNFSRYLAEGSPGMYEDYFRMIHRDGSIVWILSRGQTLRRDDGSCTDVTVGTHIDMTEKHQSDERQAELTRQLHQSNKMEAIGQLAGGVAHDFNNIIAGITGAAELLTETSELTQEQKECCEMILTAADRAGDVTRKLLLFSRKGNAEKTTLDCATSINDTISLLRHSVNKNITIIQENRAEKTTLVGDASMLQNAFMNIGINASHAMPEGGELHFLLENCILNREYCAISSFDLTPGEYLKISIRDTGCGMDSETMSRIFEPFFTTKKTGKGTGLGMSAVYGAVQKHGGAISVYSEVGTGSVFHIYLPVLSEIDPGIEQEEELPQGTGTILVIDDEELIRKTASALLGSLGYHVLTAKNGRDGVTLFEEKQKEIDLIILDMIMPVMGGRETFQKLRKIVPHIPIIVASGFAKEEYLGELEQDGVNGFLNKPFRTRDLAAMVAEHISPSTDSP